The following proteins come from a genomic window of Corynebacterium falsenii:
- a CDS encoding amidohydrolase, whose translation MNNPTTDTTDTTNTATDAVAAAAAAWKAACDYAGVDQELLDNLSTWRRHIHQNPELSYQEHETTDYIEKILTGLGFKVRRFSFGSGLTCDIPAADGATSPIEVALRADIDALPMDEDTGLEFSSTNPGVTHSCGHDAHTAMLLGAATLLSKTPPPHPVRLIFQPAEEQMPGGAVDCVKDGAVDNVDRIVALHCDPHRVVGDVGVHAGAITSSNARLEVTLTAGGGHTARPHETGDIVYALSTVATGIAQVVDRRIDPRSGTVLTWGSIMAGSGAPNVIPAKGTLVGTVRSASRDTWAELPELIPPAIRAIAEPYGVNVDVNYIQGVPPVVNDDACAEIAARAVTDVLGEQGVGEAAQSSGGEDFGWYTEEIPGIYLRLGVWDAEGPEADLHHPAFMMDERALIIGTAVFDRFARLDR comes from the coding sequence ATGAATAACCCCACCACTGACACCACTGACACCACCAACACCGCCACCGATGCCGTCGCCGCCGCAGCCGCAGCCTGGAAGGCCGCATGCGACTACGCCGGCGTGGACCAGGAACTGCTGGACAACCTGAGCACCTGGCGCCGCCACATCCACCAAAACCCCGAGCTCAGCTACCAAGAGCACGAGACCACCGACTACATCGAGAAGATCCTCACCGGCCTGGGCTTCAAGGTCCGCCGCTTCTCCTTCGGCAGCGGCCTGACCTGCGACATCCCCGCCGCGGACGGCGCTACCTCTCCCATCGAGGTCGCCCTGCGCGCGGATATTGACGCGCTGCCCATGGACGAGGACACCGGCCTGGAGTTCTCCTCCACCAACCCCGGCGTGACCCACTCCTGCGGCCACGATGCCCACACGGCCATGTTGCTCGGCGCGGCCACCCTGCTGTCGAAAACCCCGCCGCCGCACCCCGTGCGTCTCATCTTCCAGCCCGCCGAGGAGCAGATGCCCGGCGGTGCTGTGGACTGCGTGAAGGATGGTGCGGTGGACAACGTCGATCGCATCGTCGCGCTGCACTGTGATCCGCACCGCGTGGTCGGCGACGTGGGCGTGCACGCCGGCGCCATCACCTCCTCCAACGCCCGCCTGGAAGTCACCCTCACCGCAGGTGGTGGCCACACCGCCCGCCCGCACGAGACCGGCGACATCGTCTACGCCCTGTCCACCGTGGCCACCGGCATCGCCCAGGTGGTGGATCGCCGCATCGATCCGCGCTCCGGCACCGTGCTGACGTGGGGCTCGATCATGGCCGGCTCCGGCGCGCCGAATGTCATCCCCGCTAAGGGAACCCTCGTGGGCACCGTGCGGTCTGCGAGCCGCGATACTTGGGCCGAGCTGCCCGAGCTCATCCCGCCGGCCATCCGCGCCATCGCCGAGCCGTACGGCGTGAACGTAGACGTGAACTACATCCAGGGCGTGCCGCCCGTGGTCAATGACGACGCTTGCGCCGAGATTGCCGCCCGCGCCGTCACCGACGTGCTCGGCGAGCAGGGCGTGGGCGAGGCCGCACAGTCCTCCGGTGGCGAGGACTTCGGCTGGTACACCGAGGAGATCCCCGGCATCTACCTGCGGCTCGGCGTGTGGGATGCCGAGGGCCCCGAAGCCGATCTGCACCACCCGGCCTTCATGATGGACGAGCGCGCCCTTATCATCGGCACGGCCGTGTTCGATCGTTTCGCCCGGTTGGACCGCTAG
- a CDS encoding S8 family serine peptidase, translating to MIIRPDGTQDSCQQPTLGSAIPLDVGPGDPVADQHALEHIHALTTGRDVPVAVIDTGASVPGVTGDDNHCYLHGTAVASVVKALAPGAAVTSIRHAPQTTSAQGTVADLIGAINAAAAGGARIINISMVACSGTPELSAALQRAMEGGALVVASTGNTGQCEPGTVPYPAGVEGVLAVGAVEDPFATDSADAGRIPAPYSAPTSVVDVFAPGGPVSAQLAVGGAGGKVHTIVGDPAPFVGTSFAAPFVSATAALVWERDPGATAEQVRSILVDSAALGGAVGDMAEPLRVVDPLAAVTAAMDQAGGTRVGQVSEQPIPSAVVAGQPWHPEPVNVTVPVVLAVVVVVVAIAALIVRARYRR from the coding sequence GTGATTATCCGACCGGATGGCACGCAGGATTCGTGCCAGCAGCCCACATTGGGCAGCGCGATTCCCCTGGATGTGGGCCCGGGTGATCCCGTGGCCGACCAGCACGCGCTAGAGCACATTCACGCCCTGACCACCGGGCGGGATGTGCCCGTGGCGGTGATTGATACGGGGGCATCCGTTCCCGGTGTGACAGGCGATGACAACCACTGCTACCTGCACGGCACCGCCGTGGCGAGCGTGGTGAAAGCACTGGCACCCGGTGCGGCCGTCACCAGCATCCGGCATGCTCCGCAGACCACGAGCGCCCAGGGCACCGTCGCGGACCTCATTGGCGCCATCAACGCGGCGGCGGCTGGCGGGGCGCGGATTATCAACATCTCCATGGTCGCGTGCAGCGGCACGCCCGAGCTCTCCGCAGCACTCCAGCGGGCGATGGAGGGCGGGGCGCTCGTGGTGGCGTCGACGGGAAATACCGGCCAGTGTGAGCCGGGGACGGTGCCGTATCCGGCCGGTGTGGAAGGTGTGCTGGCGGTGGGCGCGGTGGAGGATCCGTTCGCGACGGACAGCGCCGATGCCGGGCGCATCCCGGCGCCATACAGTGCGCCGACCTCCGTGGTGGATGTGTTCGCGCCGGGTGGGCCGGTGTCTGCACAGCTCGCCGTGGGAGGCGCGGGTGGCAAGGTGCACACGATCGTGGGCGATCCGGCGCCGTTTGTTGGCACGAGTTTTGCCGCCCCCTTCGTCTCTGCCACGGCGGCGCTCGTGTGGGAGCGTGATCCTGGGGCGACGGCGGAACAGGTGCGCTCGATCCTCGTGGATTCCGCCGCCCTCGGCGGCGCGGTGGGAGACATGGCGGAGCCGCTGCGCGTCGTCGATCCGTTGGCTGCGGTCACCGCGGCGATGGATCAGGCGGGCGGGACCCGCGTGGGTCAGGTGAGCGAGCAACCGATCCCAAGCGCCGTGGTGGCGGGCCAACCGTGGCACCCAGAACCGGTGAATGTCACGGTGCCGGTGGTGTTGGCGGTGGTCGTTGTTGTGGTGGCCATCGCCGCCCTGATCGTCCGGGCGCGCTACCGCCGCTAG
- a CDS encoding EsaB/YukD family protein: MLALSISVPSKGTTINAAIADHVPVAELIPHLVEPQPGEHWVLHRAIGQVRPEHTLAQAGVQPGELLTLAVAQAPAPPQEAVEELTGPVGPNPATWVAALIVALFSVASAAVFAARTSGIGWRPIDVPQVLPWHSPTHPLMSSAVLGITALAALACAAASLHIRNFHLLAAVLGFGAGLHINVLCAAVCAALLVWRSGPVRIWCVVVAVFAALNVWPGFTLALALVALAYSGQMAIGIAGIRLPKVPATGVFHPPTATRAGAVVAVHSAIVVALCCVILACVVQIAPWGAPLDGWTCALLIVLAVMGLSARSTRPVHAVAVASTSALILLWLALHVPWGVAVLVLVGLPAVRISSPTVGRVVDWIEALAFCAAIPLALEQTSVFDAIRGIGS; this comes from the coding sequence ATGCTCGCGTTGAGCATCTCCGTGCCGTCGAAGGGCACAACGATTAACGCTGCGATTGCCGATCACGTTCCCGTGGCGGAGTTGATTCCGCACCTGGTGGAGCCGCAGCCGGGCGAGCACTGGGTGCTGCACCGCGCGATTGGTCAGGTCCGCCCGGAACACACGCTGGCTCAAGCGGGTGTGCAACCGGGCGAGCTCCTCACCCTGGCGGTGGCTCAGGCGCCCGCCCCGCCGCAGGAGGCGGTGGAGGAGCTCACCGGCCCGGTGGGGCCCAACCCGGCCACGTGGGTGGCGGCGCTCATCGTCGCACTGTTCTCCGTGGCATCGGCCGCGGTCTTTGCCGCCCGGACCTCAGGGATCGGCTGGCGCCCGATCGACGTGCCGCAGGTGTTGCCGTGGCACTCCCCCACCCATCCGCTGATGTCCTCGGCGGTGCTGGGTATCACGGCGCTCGCGGCGTTGGCGTGTGCGGCGGCCTCGCTGCACATCCGGAACTTTCACCTGCTGGCGGCGGTGTTGGGCTTCGGCGCAGGTCTGCACATCAACGTACTCTGCGCCGCGGTGTGCGCCGCGCTGCTCGTGTGGCGCTCCGGTCCGGTGCGCATCTGGTGCGTTGTGGTGGCGGTGTTCGCGGCACTGAATGTGTGGCCGGGGTTCACGCTGGCGCTGGCTCTTGTTGCGCTGGCTTATTCCGGCCAGATGGCCATCGGTATTGCCGGAATTCGTCTGCCGAAGGTTCCCGCCACGGGCGTGTTCCACCCGCCGACGGCCACCCGCGCTGGCGCGGTGGTAGCGGTGCACTCGGCGATCGTCGTGGCACTGTGCTGCGTGATCCTCGCGTGCGTCGTTCAGATCGCACCGTGGGGTGCTCCGCTGGATGGGTGGACATGTGCGCTGCTCATCGTGCTCGCCGTGATGGGGCTCAGCGCCCGATCGACCCGCCCGGTCCACGCCGTGGCGGTGGCCTCGACCAGCGCACTGATCCTGCTGTGGTTGGCGCTGCATGTGCCGTGGGGTGTGGCGGTCCTCGTGCTGGTGGGATTGCCTGCGGTGCGCATCTCCTCGCCCACGGTCGGTCGCGTCGTTGATTGGATCGAGGCGCTGGCCTTCTGCGCGGCGATTCCCTTGGCCTTGGAGCAGACTAGTGTTTTCGACGCCATCAGGGGGATCGGCTCGTGA
- the eccB gene encoding type VII secretion protein EccB, with amino-acid sequence MRTTGLQVSGFNFLLRRLELALVIGDPRMAHDPLRSQRRAQIVGVLLNCLIAGGAVMLGLLRPQPSIDSAVLVADETGTLHLRLDDRFHPITNVASARLVLRKPVEVHTSTAQQLAEFPTGEPMGIPTVPGLAPAEPREWMACDPGTVVATESSAHHEHAVLTAPSGTWLITGTTRALIDPQGARALGATPVQASDRAVGAFRRAADIAMPTGLTGLPAPFDVAGRVIHSGERAFLTGAGGVAELTGLRRDFAEAMTPHAAATATLAEVMAQPSASLLTGIPESVGSFATPPRVCTGQPGLMEPTGPAAQSIDTTLEADNPPAYLGPRGTSALRTERGYVLVTDTGQRFHVGSQEDLRALGFDSDHPTTFHTLSLLPDAGLLTEQRARHSASGRS; translated from the coding sequence GTGCGCACCACCGGTTTGCAAGTTTCTGGATTCAATTTTCTGCTGCGTCGCCTCGAGCTCGCGCTGGTCATCGGCGATCCGAGGATGGCCCACGACCCGCTGCGGAGCCAGCGCCGTGCGCAGATCGTCGGGGTGTTGCTGAACTGCCTCATCGCCGGCGGTGCGGTCATGCTGGGGCTGCTGAGGCCCCAGCCGAGCATCGATTCGGCCGTCTTGGTTGCCGACGAAACCGGCACGCTCCACCTGCGCCTCGATGACCGCTTTCATCCGATCACCAACGTGGCCTCTGCGCGGCTGGTGCTGCGCAAGCCCGTGGAGGTTCACACCAGCACCGCCCAGCAGCTCGCGGAGTTTCCCACCGGCGAGCCGATGGGCATTCCCACCGTCCCGGGCTTAGCCCCGGCCGAACCGCGGGAGTGGATGGCGTGCGACCCGGGCACGGTGGTTGCCACGGAGTCGTCTGCTCATCACGAACACGCGGTGCTCACGGCACCGTCTGGGACGTGGCTGATCACCGGCACCACCCGCGCGCTCATCGACCCGCAAGGCGCCCGCGCTCTGGGCGCCACGCCGGTGCAGGCCTCGGACCGCGCGGTGGGGGCCTTCCGGCGTGCGGCGGACATCGCCATGCCCACGGGCCTCACGGGCTTGCCCGCCCCATTCGACGTTGCCGGCCGCGTGATCCACTCCGGCGAGCGCGCGTTTCTCACCGGCGCCGGGGGAGTGGCCGAGCTCACCGGCCTGCGCCGCGATTTCGCCGAAGCCATGACACCCCACGCGGCCGCCACCGCCACCTTGGCCGAGGTCATGGCCCAGCCCAGCGCGTCGCTGCTCACGGGCATTCCGGAATCGGTGGGTTCATTCGCGACGCCACCACGCGTCTGCACCGGACAGCCCGGACTGATGGAACCCACCGGGCCCGCAGCCCAGAGCATCGATACCACACTGGAAGCAGACAACCCACCTGCCTACCTGGGGCCGAGGGGCACATCGGCGCTGCGCACCGAGCGGGGATATGTGCTGGTCACGGACACCGGCCAGCGGTTCCACGTGGGGTCGCAGGAGGACCTGCGCGCCCTGGGGTTTGACTCGGATCACCCCACTACGTTCCACACGCTATCCCTGCTGCCGGACGCGGGTCTGCTCACGGAGCAGCGCGCTCGCCACAGCGCATCGGGCAGGTCCTAG
- a CDS encoding ImmA/IrrE family metallo-endopeptidase codes for MPATFHDLETIAYHHGVRAITWHRSGPKGAWIPHQHRISLRYGMSDVQTLCTFAHEVGHAIHAHPPCQPGTPYEVKADEWAAKTLITTQDYEKAETLHLDHTWPLAQELGVTIDVLTTWKNLQSRKAS; via the coding sequence GTGCCAGCGACATTCCATGACCTAGAAACCATCGCCTACCACCACGGCGTCCGCGCCATCACCTGGCACCGCAGCGGCCCCAAAGGTGCGTGGATACCCCACCAGCACCGCATCAGCCTGCGATACGGCATGAGCGACGTGCAGACCCTATGCACCTTTGCCCATGAGGTCGGCCACGCAATCCACGCCCATCCCCCGTGCCAACCAGGCACCCCCTATGAGGTGAAAGCGGACGAATGGGCTGCGAAAACCCTCATCACCACCCAAGATTACGAGAAGGCCGAAACGCTACACCTCGACCACACATGGCCCCTCGCCCAAGAACTAGGCGTCACCATCGACGTACTCACCACCTGGAAAAACCTACAATCCCGGAAGGCCTCATGA
- a CDS encoding tyrosine-type recombinase/integrase — protein MAISKRQTPTGKTRWVARYRDHAGKEHAKTFTTQKQAKAFLQEQQRALRRGEWVDEKTAPTLAEYWPVWAATATTPGTVSAREQTRKNLGYLEGMQITKITPSVLRAWVSQLRTGRDWVPGCTGLAENTVRTHWSQLSGCFNSAVEDGIITASPMARVKLGKSPGQGVKPAKIPDLESVQRAIKLLDSTGRDTQATMIILAASTGMRASEVCGLRWENVDRRKAVVHVVEQAASAHTRSRGELVGEERWAKRLKTPTSYRDVPLPASTLVRLREHRLRHPAAPGEPMFVSSVGKMWNTKTLGMAMQKVGLRFHDLRHLYASNLIRQGLGVKAVQEMLGHSSASITLDVYTHLWADETDRARVAADDLVRTFCGLGDVSGGSSGAV, from the coding sequence ATGGCTATTTCTAAGCGCCAGACCCCCACCGGGAAAACACGGTGGGTAGCCCGCTACCGCGACCATGCCGGCAAGGAGCACGCCAAGACCTTCACCACCCAGAAGCAGGCGAAAGCCTTCCTCCAGGAGCAGCAGCGCGCACTACGCCGCGGTGAATGGGTGGACGAGAAGACGGCGCCCACGCTCGCCGAGTACTGGCCTGTGTGGGCTGCGACGGCCACGACGCCGGGTACGGTGAGCGCGCGCGAGCAAACGAGGAAGAATTTGGGTTATCTTGAGGGTATGCAGATCACGAAGATCACTCCGAGTGTGCTCCGCGCGTGGGTGTCGCAGCTGCGTACTGGGAGGGACTGGGTTCCGGGCTGCACTGGGCTGGCCGAGAACACGGTGCGCACCCACTGGTCGCAGCTATCCGGCTGCTTTAACTCCGCTGTGGAGGACGGCATTATCACCGCCTCCCCCATGGCGCGGGTGAAGCTGGGGAAGTCGCCCGGGCAGGGCGTGAAGCCAGCGAAGATCCCTGACCTCGAATCGGTGCAGCGCGCGATCAAGCTCCTGGACTCCACCGGGCGGGATACGCAGGCAACCATGATCATCCTGGCCGCGTCAACGGGCATGCGGGCTAGTGAGGTCTGCGGCCTGCGGTGGGAGAACGTCGACCGGCGGAAGGCCGTGGTGCATGTCGTGGAGCAGGCGGCGTCAGCGCATACGCGCAGCCGCGGGGAGCTCGTTGGCGAGGAGCGGTGGGCTAAGCGGCTGAAAACTCCGACGTCGTACCGGGATGTTCCGCTACCCGCGTCGACTCTGGTGCGGTTGCGGGAGCATCGTTTGCGGCACCCTGCGGCGCCGGGTGAGCCAATGTTTGTGAGCTCCGTGGGGAAGATGTGGAACACGAAAACTTTGGGTATGGCGATGCAGAAGGTGGGGCTGCGGTTCCACGATCTGCGGCATCTGTATGCGTCGAATCTGATCCGTCAGGGGCTGGGTGTGAAGGCGGTCCAGGAGATGCTGGGGCATTCGAGTGCGTCGATCACGCTGGATGTGTACACGCATCTGTGGGCTGATGAGACGGATCGGGCTCGTGTGGCTGCGGATGATCTGGTGCGGACTTTTTGCGGACTGGGTGACGTCTCGGGTGGGAGTTCTGGCGCTGTTTAG
- a CDS encoding DUF6541 family protein: MISAWTAVFTAIAVFMVPGTLVGWCAGLRLPWAISASLPITAGVFSTLAYIYGRNGTAVTKTSLIVGTIIFCVLCLLWRIAFSRARWRARFSRVFSSRSSSSSSDATTDPSTSDAADGADVAVTRTRWERIRGWWTSPRRRGGMADPAWIVPLAGVITGASLILHRAFTDLEEAPDGLANVFQGWDSLWHASAIRYIMETGIGSSTLMGPLQNYETQDSLFYPTAWHVMGFFFQSFTGVSPVVASNVTSLVLPGVALPISAAFLGWMVIGRRSFTAALTAAFAAIICSGIVALFYIGYYVGAWPYLAGIAMVGICAALFMMVPSRPVFILPAGLALAGAGMMHPSVVTVVGMLVASWWLFYRLWVPATKGQETVWKVSNRFGRGAVARVRDVAYMAAALLITLLLVAPQFIEGLGLASEVQAFSDEQPFDRWHSWKMVLELQTRHAADFGIQWWLLWLAAAGGLILIFWRRNIWAPLAYLAFAVVAVHSVKHFSGIVGDLAGAVGSLHYNTTHRLILPVALLLAVFAAVPIAALIRLVFGGWLEAKENIEQHKWRKTSRAFTVVGTAAAVVVAIVLVNVTQSSKDAVYWFGVAASREYRQIDEDEIEAYQWLSQQPHAYDGVIANNPNEGSGWMYPLEALPALHRHYLWPSVDPTSNTNFMMWNPNLIGAGMPGDRPEYANAVDFAAKDLGVTYIVVSPPPIWGFQKDIPAQTEGLWFAPGVTPVYKAGNTVIFAVNAAFTDAELKAIRAENDSPDPLPPLEPRNGSLFPRPQKWDRAAAEADVQKARATDAAGRSGSATQFDFQDQSSN, from the coding sequence ATGATCAGCGCCTGGACAGCAGTATTCACCGCCATCGCGGTGTTCATGGTGCCCGGAACCTTGGTCGGATGGTGCGCAGGGTTGCGCCTGCCGTGGGCGATCAGCGCCAGCCTGCCGATCACGGCCGGGGTGTTTTCCACGCTGGCATACATCTACGGCCGCAATGGCACGGCCGTCACAAAGACCTCTCTCATCGTGGGCACCATCATTTTCTGCGTGCTGTGTCTGCTGTGGCGCATCGCCTTTTCGCGCGCTCGGTGGCGCGCCCGGTTCTCCCGCGTCTTTTCTTCTCGCTCATCATCCTCTTCATCCGACGCCACCACGGATCCCTCGACCTCTGATGCCGCCGATGGTGCTGACGTAGCAGTGACTCGCACCCGGTGGGAGCGAATCCGCGGTTGGTGGACCTCTCCCCGCCGCCGCGGCGGAATGGCCGACCCGGCGTGGATCGTGCCGCTGGCCGGCGTCATCACCGGCGCCTCCCTGATCCTGCACCGCGCCTTTACCGACCTGGAGGAAGCCCCGGACGGCCTGGCCAACGTGTTCCAGGGCTGGGACTCCCTATGGCACGCTTCCGCGATCCGCTACATCATGGAGACCGGCATCGGCTCGTCCACGCTGATGGGGCCGCTGCAGAACTACGAAACCCAGGATTCGCTGTTTTATCCCACCGCGTGGCACGTGATGGGATTCTTCTTCCAGTCCTTCACGGGGGTCAGCCCCGTGGTGGCCAGCAACGTCACTAGCCTGGTGCTGCCGGGCGTGGCTTTGCCGATCTCCGCGGCCTTCCTGGGGTGGATGGTCATCGGCCGTCGCAGCTTCACTGCTGCGCTCACTGCGGCCTTCGCCGCGATCATCTGCTCCGGCATCGTGGCCCTGTTCTACATCGGCTACTACGTGGGCGCATGGCCGTACCTCGCTGGCATCGCCATGGTGGGCATCTGCGCCGCATTGTTCATGATGGTTCCTTCGCGGCCGGTGTTCATCCTGCCCGCGGGCCTCGCACTGGCCGGTGCGGGCATGATGCACCCGTCCGTGGTCACGGTCGTGGGAATGCTCGTGGCCAGCTGGTGGCTGTTTTACCGCCTCTGGGTTCCCGCCACGAAGGGGCAGGAGACGGTGTGGAAGGTATCCAACCGCTTCGGCCGCGGTGCCGTGGCTCGTGTCCGCGACGTGGCTTACATGGCCGCGGCGTTGCTCATCACTCTGCTCCTGGTGGCTCCCCAGTTCATTGAGGGCCTGGGGCTGGCCAGCGAAGTTCAAGCCTTCAGCGACGAGCAACCTTTTGACCGCTGGCATTCCTGGAAGATGGTGCTGGAACTCCAGACCCGCCACGCGGCGGACTTCGGCATCCAGTGGTGGCTTTTGTGGCTGGCAGCCGCGGGCGGGCTGATTCTCATCTTCTGGCGTCGCAACATCTGGGCACCCCTGGCGTACCTGGCCTTCGCCGTGGTGGCGGTGCACTCGGTGAAGCACTTCAGCGGAATCGTCGGCGACCTCGCCGGCGCCGTGGGATCCCTGCACTACAACACCACGCACCGGCTCATCCTGCCCGTCGCCCTGTTGCTCGCGGTGTTCGCCGCAGTGCCCATCGCGGCCCTCATTCGCCTTGTCTTCGGCGGCTGGCTGGAGGCGAAGGAGAACATCGAGCAGCACAAGTGGCGCAAGACATCGCGGGCGTTCACCGTGGTGGGCACGGCAGCAGCCGTTGTTGTGGCCATCGTGCTGGTCAATGTCACTCAAAGTTCGAAGGATGCGGTGTACTGGTTCGGCGTGGCTGCGTCGCGAGAATACCGCCAAATCGACGAGGACGAGATCGAGGCCTACCAGTGGCTGTCTCAACAGCCGCACGCCTACGACGGCGTGATTGCGAACAACCCGAACGAGGGCTCCGGCTGGATGTACCCGCTCGAAGCGCTGCCGGCTCTGCACCGCCACTACCTGTGGCCCAGCGTGGATCCCACATCGAACACGAACTTCATGATGTGGAATCCGAACCTCATCGGCGCGGGTATGCCGGGCGACCGTCCGGAGTACGCCAACGCCGTGGACTTCGCGGCCAAGGACTTGGGAGTCACCTACATCGTGGTCTCGCCGCCGCCGATCTGGGGATTCCAGAAGGACATTCCGGCCCAGACCGAGGGGCTGTGGTTCGCGCCGGGCGTCACCCCGGTGTACAAGGCCGGCAACACGGTCATCTTCGCCGTCAATGCAGCATTCACCGACGCCGAGCTCAAGGCCATCCGGGCAGAAAACGATTCCCCCGATCCGCTGCCGCCGCTGGAACCCCGGAATGGTTCGCTGTTCCCGCGCCCGCAGAAGTGGGACCGTGCCGCCGCCGAGGCGGACGTTCAGAAGGCCCGTGCCACCGACGCCGCCGGGCGGTCGGGAAGCGCCACCCAGTTCGACTTCCAGGACCAGAGCTCCAACTAG
- the truA gene encoding tRNA pseudouridine(38-40) synthase TruA — MLRRTAEIAEHMAQSNPAQMVRVRLDIAYDGTDFHGWATQEGLRTVAGVLEEKLSLVCRHPATLVVAGRTDAGVHADGQVAHVDLPAETFTQRSLTAPEDLVRRLARMLPPDIRLHGASAAPEGFDARFSALRRHYVYRVTTFAPGPRPVRARDTARWRHPVDLDKVQLASDALVGLNDFAAFCKAREGATTIRELQQFRWVDVSTSSEPQTYEAHVTADAFCWSMVRSLVGAVLTVGEGKRDTGFTAELLEEDRRSSLVPVAPAEGLNLVRVDYPADADLLARAHTTRAMRDTSELGK, encoded by the coding sequence ATGCTGCGAAGGACAGCCGAGATCGCGGAGCACATGGCGCAGAGTAACCCCGCGCAGATGGTTCGCGTTCGCCTCGACATCGCCTACGACGGCACCGATTTCCACGGCTGGGCCACCCAGGAGGGACTGCGCACCGTCGCTGGGGTGCTGGAGGAGAAGCTGTCCCTGGTGTGCCGCCACCCGGCCACGCTCGTGGTCGCCGGCCGCACCGATGCTGGCGTGCATGCGGATGGGCAGGTTGCGCACGTTGATCTGCCCGCAGAGACATTCACCCAGCGCAGCCTCACTGCCCCGGAGGATCTAGTGCGTCGCCTCGCCCGCATGTTGCCACCCGATATCCGGCTCCACGGGGCATCGGCCGCCCCGGAGGGGTTTGATGCCCGCTTCTCCGCGCTGCGTCGCCACTATGTCTACCGCGTGACCACGTTTGCGCCGGGGCCCCGGCCCGTCCGCGCTCGGGATACCGCACGGTGGCGCCACCCGGTCGACCTCGATAAGGTTCAGCTCGCCAGCGATGCGCTGGTGGGACTCAACGACTTCGCCGCGTTCTGCAAGGCCCGCGAGGGCGCCACGACGATCCGGGAGCTGCAGCAATTCCGTTGGGTCGATGTCTCGACCTCCAGCGAGCCGCAGACCTACGAGGCGCACGTGACCGCAGATGCTTTTTGCTGGTCGATGGTCCGCTCCCTCGTGGGCGCGGTGCTCACCGTGGGGGAGGGCAAGCGCGACACCGGCTTCACCGCCGAGCTGTTGGAGGAGGATCGGCGCAGCTCGCTGGTCCCCGTGGCTCCTGCCGAGGGACTGAATTTGGTGCGCGTGGATTACCCGGCGGACGCCGACCTCCTCGCCCGCGCGCACACTACCCGGGCCATGCGGGACACGTCCGAGCTGGGAAAGTAG